One Festucalex cinctus isolate MCC-2025b chromosome 1, RoL_Fcin_1.0, whole genome shotgun sequence genomic region harbors:
- the LOC144031983 gene encoding nucleolin-like, which produces MGKGTTTKKTPSKVVKNDIADTSVTIKQKRKAESTGETSPPKKSKLINDGYCVFVGNLNNSRTFDEINSSLEKFFMKQSLLVQDIRLDKSRKHAFMDLASNMDLTKALSLDGEMILGQPLTMAKAKVKTVDYVKKKVKAPKPDKKAKDAKCLFLKNVPYNATKRDIREVFPKAIKIRFPDGANGPDRGIAFLEFKNEAVASKMRAIKQGAKIQDRLLIIDSVGIVSNKNKHVDTKEVPPNTTLFVSNLPFKVKEINIKKVYKKAATITIPNKDGKAKGYAFVEFASVADAQQALNTTKKATVLKRPIRVEFSEMRVRPAIGEVEPKKLIVRGLSNDTTTETLQGAFEGCLSARLATDKVTGESKGFGFVEYENEEMCTAAKEAMEDSEINGSKVSVCYARSKSKKEFGGALATGSKQNRTRSS; this is translated from the exons ATGGGgaag GGCACAACAACTAAAAAGACACCAAGCAAAGTTGTGAAGAATGACATTGCCGACACTTCTGTCACAA TTAAACAGAAACGCAAAGCAGAATCGACTGGTGAAACTTCTCCTCCAAAGAAAAGTAAACTGATCAATGATG gttattgtgtttttgttggcaACTTAAACAACTCCAGAACATTTGATGAAATAAATAGTTCACTGGAAAAATTCTTCATGAAACAAAGTCTCCTCGTACAAGACATCCGATTAGATAAATCCAG aaaacatgcatttatggATTTGGCCTCGAACATGGATTTGACTAAAGCCTTGTCACTGGATGGAGAAATGATTCTTGGTCAGCCATTGACGATGGCTAAAGCAAAGGTCAAAACGGTGGACTATGTGAAAAAGAAGGTCAAGGCTCCAAAGCCGgacaaaaaag ctAAAGAtgcaaagtgtttgtttttgaagaaTGTCCCTTATAATGCAACAAAGAGAGACATCCGGGAGGTTTTTCCTAAAGCAATTAAAATCAGATTTCCTGATGGGGCTAACGGCCCAGACAGAGG TATTGCCTTTTTGGAGTTTAAAAATGAAGCTGTTGCAAGTAAAATGAGAGCAATTAAACAAGGAGCCAAGATCCAAGACCGGCTTCTCATCATTGACTCAGTCGGAATCGTGAGCAACAAGAACAAACATGTCGACACTAAAG AAGTTCCTCCAAACACCACACTCTTTGTGAGCAACCTGCCTTTCAAGGTGAAGgaaattaacataaaaaaggTTTATAAGAAAGCTGCCACTATTACTATACCAAACAAGGATGGCAAAGCAAAAGG ATATGCCTTTGTGGAGTTTGCCAGTGTGGCAGATGCTCAACAAGCCCTAAATACCACCAAAAAAGCGACTGTCCTAAAAAGGCCAATCAGAGTCGAGTTCAGTGAAATGAGAGTAAGGCCAGCGATTGGAGAAG TGGAGCCAAAAAAACTAATTGTACGAGGACTTAGCAACGACACAACCACAGAGACTCTTCAAGGTGCTTTCGAAGGGTGTCTCAGTGCAAGACTTGCCACAGATAAAGTGACAGGAGAGTCAAAAGG gTTTGGATTTGTGGAGTATGAGAATGAAGAAATGTGTACAGCTGCCAAAGAGGCCATGGAGGACAGTGAGATCAATGGAAGCAAAGTCAGCGTTTGTTATGCGAGATCCAAATCAAAAAAAGAGTTTGGTGGAGCACTAGCGACTGGGAGTAAACAGAACAG gACAAGGAGCAGTTAG